The genomic DNA AACCGGCCATGGAGCTAACAGCCGTATCAACGATATCAACACCTGCTTCGATCGCTTTCGCATACATGAAAATCCCGTTGCCGCTCGTATCATGTGTGTGCAGATGGATCGGGATATCAACGGTTTCTTTTAAAGCCGATATAAGCTCATACGCAGCTTGTGGCTTTAATAGACCCGCCATATCTTTAATTCCTAAAATATGAGCTCCAGATTGTTCTAATTCTTTCGCTAACTGTTTGTAATAATTGAGATCATATTTTCTCCGGGTTGGATCCAAAATATCCCCTGTATAGCACATCGTTGCTTCAGCAATTTTTCCCGTTTTCCGAACAGCATCAATGGCCAATTCCATTCCTTTCACCCAGTTCAAGCTGTCAAAAATCCGGAACACATCTATACCTGCATATGCCGACTTTTCAACGAACTCTTCAATGACATTATCAGGGTAATTTTTATAACCGACAGCATTGGATGCTCGTAAAAGCATTTGTAATAAAAGGTTTGGAACGCGTTTTCTAATCGTTAATAATCGTTCCCAAGGATCTTCTTTTAAGAAACGATAGGCCACATCAAATGTAGCTCCTCCCCACATTTCTAACGAGAACAAATTAGGCAATAAGCGGGCGGTAGGTTCTGCAATTTGCTTAATGTCATTTGTACGAACGCGTGTTGCCAATAACGATTGATGGGCATCACGGAATGTTGTATCTGTTAAGAGCACTTTCTGTTGATCTTTAATCCACTGTACGAGACCTTCTGCACCTCTCTCTTCTAATATTTGCTTTGTTCCAGAAGGAATCGGCTCAGAAAGCTTTAATTTTGGAATTTGTGGTTTTTCGAATACCGGCTTTTTCTTTTTACCGATACCTGGGAATCCGTTGATCGTAACATTCCCAATATAGGTGAGCATTTTAGTTCCACGGTCTTTACGCTTCGGAAATACGAACAGCTCTGGTGTTGAGTCAATAAAGGAGGTATCATATTCACCTGATAAAAATTTCTCGTGTTTAATAACATTTTCCAAAAACGGAATGTTTGTTTTAATTCCGCGAATACGGAATTCACGTAAATTCCGAATCATTTTTGCAGCAGCTTGCTCGAATGTTAATGCCCACGTGGAGACCTTTACTAACAGCGAATCATAATATGGTGTTATGACAGCTCCTTGGAAGCTGTTTCCTGTATCTAAGCGAACGCCAAAGCCTCCACCGGACCTGTAGGCCATGATTTTTCCTGTATCTGGCATAAAATTATTTAATGGATCTTCCGTCGTTACACGAGATTGGATCGCATATCCATGTGTTTTAATTTCCTCTTGTTTCGGAATTCCAACTTTCTGACTATGAATCGAATGCCCTTCAGCAACTAATATTTGCGTCTGGACAATATCAATTCCGGTAATCATCTCTGTAATAGTATGTTCAACTTGAACGCGCGGATTTACTTCTATGAAATAAAAATCATCGCCAGACACTAAAAATTCAACCGTACCTGCATTGACATATTGAACATTTTTCATTAATTGTACAGCCGCCTCACAAATTCGTTCCCGTAATTCAGATGGTAAAGAAACACTAGGAGCTACTTCCACTACTTTTTGATGGCGGCGTTGTACAGAACAGTCACGTTCATACAAATGAACGATATTTCCTTCTTCATCTCCAATAATTTGCACTTCAATATGCTTTGGATTTTCAATAAGCTTCTCCACATATACTTCATCATTGCCGAAAGCCGCTTTCGCTTCAGATTTGGCGCGCTCATAAGACTCTTTTACTTCTTCCTTGCTGCGGACAATTCTCATTCCGCGGCCGCCTCCACCTAAAGCTGCTTTAATAATAAAAGGATAGCCATATTCCTCTCCAAAATGAAGCACCTCTTCTAAATTTTGAACAGGGCCATTGCTTCCAGGAATGACTGGGATGCCGGCAAGCTCAGCCTGTTGTCGAGCTTTTACCTTATCCCCGAACATATCTAAATGGGTTGTTTTTGGTCCGATAAAAATAATTCCTTCTTCTTCACAGCGTTTGGCAAATTGAATATTTTCTGATAAAAATCCATATCCAGGGTGAATGGCATCAACATCATTATTTTTCGCTATTTCTATAATACCTTCAATGTCTAAATAAGCATCAATCGGTTTTTTTCCTTCCCCTACTAAATAAGCTTCATCCGCTTTATATCGATGATAAGATCCAGAGTCCTCCCGCGAATAAATCGCCACAGTACGAATGTTTAACTCCGTACATGCTCGAAATACACGGATCGCGATTTCGCCACGATTTGCTACTAATACTTTTTCGATCTTTTTCTGCCTCATATAAATCCCCCTTATAGTTTAGTTCATTTTTTAATAAGCTTTTAAACAATATATCACATTTAAAAAAAATATAGCATTAATACCTTAATATGATACTATTTTTTATAATTAGTATAGCACATTTATTTGTTTTGTGATATACCAATAGTCGCTGCGGGCTTTTTGTATTTTTCACGATAATTCACAAACATCGAAACATTTACTAATAATCCCATCGAAATTAATAAAAGTAATAGAGAAGAACCACCATAACTAATAAATGGTAATGTTACACCTGTAATCGGAAGGAGACCCGTTAATCCGCCAAGATTAATTCCTGTTTGAATTGCGATCATGCTTGAAACGCCAATAGCAATTAAGCTTCCGAAAGCATCTTCACATTTTCTCGCAATATATAAACCTTTATAAACGATAAAAGCAATTAAAATGAGCACGAATGACACTCCAAAAATCCCCAACTCTTCTGAAACGATCGCCATGATAAAATCAGTATGCGATTCAGGCAAATAGCCATATTTTTGCACACTTTCACCAAGTCCTAACCCAGTCAGACCACCAGATCCAATGGCAATATAGGAATTGACAAGCTGATAACCAGAACCTTGCTCATTTTCAAAAGGATTTAAAAATCCTGTGAAGCGAGACATGCGGGCAGAATTAAAAATAGTATCAGCTTTCCAAACAATTAACGGACTTAAGATTAGCAAAAAGATGGAAGCTAAAAGAAGCAGTTT from Bacillus alveayuensis includes the following:
- a CDS encoding cell division protein FtsW (product_source=KO:K03588; cog=COG0772; ko=KO:K03588; pfam=PF01098; superfamily=161041; tigrfam=TIGR02614; transmembrane_helix_parts=Inside_1_12,TMhelix_13_35,Outside_36_54,TMhelix_55_74,Inside_75_80,TMhelix_81_103,Outside_104_112,TMhelix_113_132,Inside_133_144,TMhelix_145_162,Outside_163_165,TMhelix_166_187,Inside_188_193,TMhelix_194_216,Outside_217_283,TMhelix_284_306,Inside_307_312,TMhelix_313_335,Outside_336_349,TMhelix_350_372,Inside_373_394), with protein sequence MWKKIIKSYDYSLILAVFLLCGFGLIMIYSSSMITAVARYNLPSDYFFKKQLTSILLGSIAFFIMMIFPYRAFLNGKFLRIIFFGSIAVLILLFVFGHVAGGAQSWFLLFGRALQPGEFMKLSVIIYLAAIYEKKQSYIDEFEKGALPPVIFTVLICVLVILQPDIGTALIIAMIACSMIICSGMGLKSILKLLLLASIFLLILSPLIVWKADTIFNSARMSRFTGFLNPFENEQGSGYQLVNSYIAIGSGGLTGLGLGESVQKYGYLPESHTDFIMAIVSEELGIFGVSFVLILIAFIVYKGLYIARKCEDAFGSLIAIGVSSMIAIQTGINLGGLTGLLPITGVTLPFISYGGSSLLLLLISMGLLVNVSMFVNYREKYKKPAATIGISQNK
- a CDS encoding pyruvate carboxylase (product_source=KO:K01958; cath_funfam=2.40.50.100,3.10.600.10,3.20.20.70,3.30.470.20; cog=COG1038; ko=KO:K01958; pfam=PF00289,PF00364,PF00682,PF02436,PF02785,PF02786; smart=SM00878; superfamily=51230,51569,56059,89000; tigrfam=TIGR01235), whose amino-acid sequence is MRQKKIEKVLVANRGEIAIRVFRACTELNIRTVAIYSREDSGSYHRYKADEAYLVGEGKKPIDAYLDIEGIIEIAKNNDVDAIHPGYGFLSENIQFAKRCEEEGIIFIGPKTTHLDMFGDKVKARQQAELAGIPVIPGSNGPVQNLEEVLHFGEEYGYPFIIKAALGGGGRGMRIVRSKEEVKESYERAKSEAKAAFGNDEVYVEKLIENPKHIEVQIIGDEEGNIVHLYERDCSVQRRHQKVVEVAPSVSLPSELRERICEAAVQLMKNVQYVNAGTVEFLVSGDDFYFIEVNPRVQVEHTITEMITGIDIVQTQILVAEGHSIHSQKVGIPKQEEIKTHGYAIQSRVTTEDPLNNFMPDTGKIMAYRSGGGFGVRLDTGNSFQGAVITPYYDSLLVKVSTWALTFEQAAAKMIRNLREFRIRGIKTNIPFLENVIKHEKFLSGEYDTSFIDSTPELFVFPKRKDRGTKMLTYIGNVTINGFPGIGKKKKPVFEKPQIPKLKLSEPIPSGTKQILEERGAEGLVQWIKDQQKVLLTDTTFRDAHQSLLATRVRTNDIKQIAEPTARLLPNLFSLEMWGGATFDVAYRFLKEDPWERLLTIRKRVPNLLLQMLLRASNAVGYKNYPDNVIEEFVEKSAYAGIDVFRIFDSLNWVKGMELAIDAVRKTGKIAEATMCYTGDILDPTRRKYDLNYYKQLAKELEQSGAHILGIKDMAGLLKPQAAYELISALKETVDIPIHLHTHDTSGNGIFMYAKAIEAGVDIVDTAVSSMAGLTSQPSANSLYHALEGHDRQPNVDIRALEKLSQYWETVREYYQDFESGMKAPHTEIYMHEMPGGQYSNLQQQAKAVGLGDRWDEVKEMYRRVNLLFGDIVKVTPSSKVVGDMALFMVQNNLTEEDIYERGETLDFPDSVVELFSGYLGQVHGGFPKDLQRIILKGREPITERPGEHLEPVRFEALKEELYEMLKRPVTSFEVIAYALYPKVFLEYVKTQELYGDVSTLDTPTFLYGMRLGEEIEVEIEKGKTLIVKLVAIGQPQADGTRVVYFELNGQPREVVIKDESIKSTVASKMKADPQNAGHIGASMPGTVVKVLVEKGEKVNKGDHLMITESMKMETTVQAPFSGTIQDIYVQNGEAIQTGDLLIEISKS